A genomic region of uncultured Paludibaculum sp. contains the following coding sequences:
- a CDS encoding beta-galactosidase, translated as MKQIALLLAFATIALAQPPKMPTVLYGAAFYEEYMPSDRLDKDIELMKQAGLTVVRLGESTWTSWEPKDGQFEFAWMDRILDALHKAGIKVIMGTPTYSIPPWLFYKHPEIMAVHMDGSKSAYGIRQNFDITHPTYRYYSERVIRQIMAHYKDHPAIIGYQVDNETSYYQSAGPVVQKGFVEYLKKKFGSTQELNKVWGLVYWGQLVQGWDELPARDGILNPGYKVEFERYQRTRVTDFLDWQARIVNEYKRPGQFVTQDFSGGVHTDIDQWAIARSLDIAATNPYYSVQDELDFQTATLSDDIARSVKDTNFLVTETNAQTIGWDSKGQFPPYDGQLRMNVYGHLADGANMVEYWHWHSLHYGQETYWKGVLSHDLQPNRIYKEFSRVGHELQKIGPKLVNLKKTQDIAILFSADSYHGIRSMPFSDKTDYMTILQQLHRSLYQLNVGVDFITPETKDLQRYKVIVVPPLYVASDTVLNRLADYARNGGHLVLTFKSGFTDEYDTVRPVMAPGPLREAAGFHYQEFSSLKQPLALKGDPFQAGAGNQVSTWVEMIELDTAKALATYDHPFFSRYPAITRNEFGKGSVTFEGTVLSDELQKKVLDSVLKQAGLDSPDRQLPAAVHVKHGAGNSGHAIHYYFNYSGSPQSFSYPYSNATDLLTGKAVAKAQSVTLPAWDLIIAEER; from the coding sequence GTGAAGCAAATTGCCCTCCTTCTCGCCTTCGCGACGATCGCGCTCGCGCAGCCGCCCAAGATGCCGACTGTGCTCTACGGGGCCGCCTTCTATGAGGAGTACATGCCCTCAGACCGGCTCGACAAGGACATCGAGCTGATGAAGCAGGCCGGACTCACCGTCGTCCGCCTGGGCGAGTCCACCTGGACCAGTTGGGAGCCGAAGGATGGACAGTTCGAGTTCGCCTGGATGGACCGGATTCTCGACGCCCTCCACAAAGCCGGCATCAAAGTGATCATGGGCACGCCCACTTACTCGATTCCGCCGTGGCTGTTCTACAAACACCCCGAGATCATGGCCGTCCACATGGACGGGTCCAAATCCGCCTACGGCATCCGCCAGAACTTCGACATCACCCACCCCACTTACCGGTATTACTCTGAGCGCGTGATTCGCCAGATCATGGCCCACTACAAGGACCATCCGGCCATCATCGGCTACCAGGTGGACAACGAGACGTCCTACTACCAGTCGGCCGGGCCCGTCGTGCAGAAGGGCTTTGTTGAGTACCTCAAGAAGAAGTTCGGATCCACCCAGGAACTGAACAAGGTTTGGGGCTTGGTGTACTGGGGCCAGCTCGTCCAGGGTTGGGATGAACTGCCGGCCCGCGACGGCATCCTGAACCCCGGCTACAAGGTGGAGTTTGAGCGCTACCAGCGAACCCGTGTCACCGATTTCCTCGACTGGCAGGCGCGCATCGTCAACGAGTACAAGCGGCCCGGCCAGTTCGTGACCCAGGACTTCAGCGGCGGCGTCCACACCGACATCGACCAGTGGGCCATTGCTCGCAGCCTCGACATCGCGGCGACCAATCCTTACTACAGCGTTCAGGACGAGCTCGACTTCCAGACCGCGACGCTGTCCGACGACATCGCCCGGTCCGTCAAGGACACGAACTTCCTGGTGACCGAAACGAACGCCCAGACCATCGGTTGGGACTCCAAGGGCCAGTTCCCGCCCTACGACGGCCAACTGCGTATGAACGTCTACGGGCATCTGGCCGACGGCGCCAACATGGTCGAATACTGGCACTGGCACTCGCTGCACTACGGCCAGGAGACCTACTGGAAGGGCGTCCTCTCGCACGACCTGCAGCCGAACCGGATTTATAAGGAGTTCTCCCGCGTAGGCCACGAACTCCAGAAGATCGGCCCGAAGCTGGTGAATCTCAAGAAGACCCAGGACATCGCCATCCTGTTTTCGGCCGACTCCTACCACGGCATCCGCTCCATGCCGTTCTCCGACAAGACCGACTACATGACCATCCTGCAGCAGCTCCACCGGTCGCTCTATCAGTTGAACGTCGGTGTGGACTTCATCACTCCGGAGACCAAGGACCTGCAGCGCTACAAGGTCATCGTCGTACCGCCGCTGTACGTCGCTTCCGATACCGTGCTGAACCGCTTGGCTGACTATGCCCGCAATGGCGGTCACCTGGTATTGACCTTCAAGAGCGGCTTCACCGACGAATACGACACTGTGCGGCCCGTCATGGCGCCCGGACCGTTGCGCGAGGCGGCCGGCTTCCACTACCAGGAGTTCTCCTCGCTGAAGCAGCCGTTGGCCCTGAAGGGCGATCCGTTCCAGGCCGGCGCCGGCAACCAGGTCTCCACTTGGGTGGAGATGATCGAACTGGATACGGCCAAGGCGCTCGCGACCTACGACCACCCCTTCTTCAGCCGCTATCCGGCCATCACCCGCAACGAGTTCGGCAAAGGCTCCGTGACCTTCGAAGGCACCGTGCTATCGGACGAACTGCAGAAGAAGGTCCTGGACTCCGTCCTCAAACAGGCCGGTCTCGACAGCCCCGACCGTCAGTTGCCCGCTGCCGTCCACGTCAAACATGGCGCCGGCAACAGCGGCCATGCGATTCATTACTACTTCAATTACTCCGGCTCCCCGCAGAGCTTTTCCTATCCTTACTCCAACGCCACCGACTTGCTGACAGGCAAAGCCGTGGCCAAGGCCCAATCGGTGACCCTACCCGCCTGGGACCTCATCATTGCAGAAGAGCGATAA
- a CDS encoding DUF3732 domain-containing protein yields the protein MSRWQLRGIFLYSHDSRRRDLLFDLNAVNIITGRSGSGKSAICEVIDYCLGATHCHVPGVVRDATSWVAILLVNDSTQAFIARRIPEADKLSAEETFLAFGSHLEIPKSSGNLTGTTNVGTMLQRLEQILGIGNVHTEVFGAPRAPKRVTARNITPFLLQDDDVIINKTVLLRGAQDDRRQSIIDTFPYFLGTVDESLIAKEQELRRLNAQYAAEQRRITSLERNRDTTALGLRGIAAEAKQVGLFEDISIDDASIETLRRGLGSAANYVPEQELDQEGDRLINRTNQERRLMTQRAHLLSEMEAVREARDEAATFVTTTERQQRRLQVVDLFSSGDKPNEICPLCANRIMQRTETLTSVRAAYRELQSQLQSAERERPQIDAYIATLQDRIDGLSNRLAVVKAQLLAVRKESTAIQEQLDLVQRRMRVAGRISYFLEIAEEAEAPAKTDGLRLMEARIAQLTEELDNSNKMDRLQDAQQQVALAANDILDGLPFAALYPQRNVYLNTRDLSAGILTAQRRISMRDIGSDENYLSLHVAVSLGLQRYFKIHERPVPGFVVFDQLSRPFYPPDKMPNVVTTNSDAERGELRKYFDAIFKEVDTQQDLQIIVLEHAYFADDERFVRAVGDRLLETEKLIPADWPGVPKQ from the coding sequence ATGAGCCGCTGGCAATTGCGGGGTATCTTCCTATATAGTCACGATTCCCGCAGGCGGGATTTGCTATTCGACCTCAATGCGGTGAACATCATCACCGGCCGTTCTGGGTCTGGCAAGTCCGCGATTTGCGAGGTGATCGACTACTGCCTTGGTGCCACGCACTGCCACGTACCTGGAGTCGTAAGAGATGCCACCAGTTGGGTTGCGATTCTCCTGGTCAATGATTCAACGCAGGCCTTCATTGCTAGGCGCATTCCCGAGGCTGATAAATTGTCGGCCGAAGAGACGTTTCTCGCCTTCGGCAGCCATTTGGAAATACCGAAATCTTCCGGCAATCTGACAGGAACCACCAATGTCGGGACGATGCTTCAAAGGCTTGAGCAAATTCTCGGAATCGGAAATGTACACACCGAGGTCTTTGGTGCGCCTCGGGCCCCCAAAAGAGTAACCGCCCGCAACATCACTCCGTTCCTTCTCCAGGACGACGATGTCATTATCAATAAAACGGTCCTTTTGCGAGGCGCGCAGGACGACCGAAGGCAGAGCATCATCGACACGTTTCCCTATTTTCTGGGTACTGTAGACGAAAGCCTGATAGCCAAGGAGCAAGAACTTCGCCGATTGAACGCGCAATACGCAGCAGAGCAGCGCCGCATCACGTCCCTTGAGAGGAACCGCGATACTACAGCCCTTGGCCTGCGGGGGATCGCCGCAGAGGCCAAGCAGGTGGGATTGTTCGAAGACATATCAATCGACGATGCCAGCATAGAAACCCTTCGGCGTGGCCTCGGTTCTGCCGCAAATTACGTTCCAGAGCAGGAGCTTGATCAGGAAGGCGACCGCCTGATCAACCGCACCAATCAAGAGCGCAGACTCATGACGCAGCGCGCACATCTCCTTTCGGAAATGGAGGCGGTGCGAGAGGCGCGCGATGAAGCCGCCACATTCGTGACCACTACTGAGCGGCAACAGCGGCGCCTGCAAGTCGTCGACCTCTTCAGCAGTGGTGACAAGCCAAACGAGATATGTCCGCTCTGTGCAAACCGGATCATGCAGCGCACCGAAACGCTTACTTCGGTGCGTGCCGCGTATCGCGAGCTGCAGAGCCAGCTCCAGTCCGCAGAACGGGAGAGGCCGCAGATCGACGCATACATCGCGACGCTTCAGGACCGCATTGACGGTTTATCCAACCGTCTTGCGGTTGTTAAGGCTCAGCTCCTTGCCGTGCGCAAAGAATCGACGGCAATACAGGAGCAGCTTGATCTCGTGCAGCGAAGGATGCGTGTGGCCGGGCGCATTTCTTACTTCCTTGAAATCGCTGAAGAAGCAGAGGCCCCAGCCAAGACCGACGGCTTGAGGTTGATGGAGGCCAGAATAGCGCAGCTAACCGAGGAACTCGATAACAGCAACAAGATGGATCGACTTCAGGATGCCCAGCAACAGGTGGCCCTGGCGGCGAACGATATTCTCGACGGTCTCCCATTTGCCGCCCTCTACCCTCAGCGCAATGTCTACTTGAACACCAGGGACCTCTCGGCGGGGATTCTTACAGCGCAGCGCCGGATTTCGATGCGCGATATTGGTTCGGACGAGAATTACTTATCGTTGCACGTCGCTGTATCTCTGGGCCTGCAGCGTTACTTTAAAATCCATGAGCGCCCTGTTCCGGGCTTTGTGGTCTTCGACCAGCTTAGCCGCCCATTTTATCCACCCGACAAGATGCCAAACGTTGTCACGACAAATTCGGACGCCGAACGCGGCGAACTAAGGAAATATTTCGACGCCATCTTCAAAGAGGTTGATACCCAACAGGATCTCCAGATCATCGTACTTGAGCATGCATACTTCGCAGACGATGAACGCTTCGTCCGCGCTGTCGGCGATCGCCTGCTAGAGACTGAGAAGTTAATACCGGCAGACTGGCCGGGTGTCCCGAAACAGTGA
- a CDS encoding three component ABC system middle component, giving the protein MKAIGIDTFAMSNPALTSVLLWQFAKSYTKNSASGPSLSLCFIVLPIVMSRRTIESFDGTNVRTGFLTWLMRHPELTLHLPAQVSAARELTGDALRFGVAYRLFTIAREGTLIVNDRAISVSKQRSGQDERVRMLRIASHLGEWTQKLPEATVFYSLGMTP; this is encoded by the coding sequence GTGAAAGCGATTGGAATCGACACCTTTGCGATGAGCAACCCGGCCCTTACAAGCGTTCTGCTGTGGCAATTTGCCAAATCCTACACGAAAAACAGCGCATCCGGCCCTTCACTTTCGCTGTGTTTTATTGTCCTGCCTATCGTCATGTCGCGCCGAACAATCGAGAGTTTCGACGGCACGAATGTTCGGACGGGCTTTCTGACATGGCTAATGAGGCACCCTGAGCTTACGCTTCATTTGCCAGCGCAGGTCAGCGCCGCACGCGAACTTACCGGGGATGCCCTGCGCTTCGGGGTGGCATATCGGCTCTTTACCATTGCGCGCGAAGGGACATTAATCGTTAACGATAGGGCAATTTCCGTATCGAAGCAGCGCTCAGGCCAGGATGAGCGGGTCCGCATGCTACGGATCGCCAGCCATCTCGGGGAATGGACCCAAAAATTGCCGGAAGCCACCGTCTTCTACTCGCTGGGGATGACTCCATGA
- a CDS encoding ABC-three component system protein, whose product MTSAISTASIGVTWRVSFLIQFSPSRLNDWTLKSLSGMPADYNAVDSTLGYNFQTLHALVVLLQAGDDESVTIELTDDITLHHTAIAPDSIDSTRFQVSHSLKASLPEIKVTTTKLWKTLRIWASEYDPKERYFLLTCATVHAELQPLTLPTADRAAVQAALEKEATRVVEEVTKKIHAHTDRIEGCKAFMALPPGDRMRLLSQIVLCVDSPNILAIDSMLDEQLRNVGRPEKRKKMIQRLRGYWMNRACLSLTGQMPKFIRKSELLQCLEDLANELAGNGLPDDFDTLAPPAGMPAPDIMRRQIELVNGGGSRIERSKRSHWKSRNQRQKWLEDDVSMASRLNEYDQKLVNTWTDRHGPMCDDTCSATETEKQKHGCEILDWSHNDAPQWPFTFGRGLIPPFVTQGTYQDLANRLLVGWHPDFKKLLPDPGDKK is encoded by the coding sequence ATGACCAGCGCCATTTCTACTGCATCGATTGGGGTCACCTGGCGGGTGTCATTTTTGATACAATTCAGTCCTTCACGTCTTAATGACTGGACTCTCAAGAGTTTATCTGGGATGCCTGCTGACTACAATGCCGTCGACAGCACGCTAGGCTATAATTTCCAGACCCTCCATGCGCTCGTAGTCCTGCTCCAGGCCGGGGACGACGAGTCCGTAACCATCGAACTGACGGACGACATCACACTTCATCACACGGCAATCGCTCCTGACTCCATCGATAGCACCCGTTTTCAGGTCTCACATAGCCTCAAGGCATCTCTTCCCGAGATCAAGGTAACGACCACGAAGCTTTGGAAGACGCTGCGGATTTGGGCATCTGAGTACGACCCAAAGGAGCGATATTTTCTCCTAACCTGTGCCACCGTCCACGCGGAACTCCAGCCGCTCACCTTGCCCACCGCTGACCGTGCCGCCGTTCAGGCAGCGCTAGAGAAGGAGGCTACTCGAGTAGTTGAGGAAGTTACAAAGAAGATCCACGCGCACACAGATCGTATCGAAGGCTGTAAAGCCTTCATGGCCCTGCCGCCGGGGGACCGGATGCGGCTTCTCAGTCAGATCGTGCTCTGTGTCGACTCTCCGAATATTCTTGCGATCGATTCCATGCTCGACGAGCAACTGCGCAATGTTGGCCGTCCCGAAAAGCGCAAAAAGATGATTCAGCGGCTCCGGGGCTACTGGATGAATCGCGCTTGCCTTTCGCTCACGGGACAGATGCCAAAATTTATCAGGAAGAGCGAGTTGCTTCAATGCTTGGAGGATCTTGCAAACGAGTTGGCGGGAAATGGTCTCCCGGATGACTTCGATACGCTCGCGCCACCGGCCGGTATGCCAGCTCCTGACATCATGCGACGTCAGATTGAATTGGTTAACGGCGGCGGAAGCCGAATAGAGAGGTCCAAGCGTTCGCACTGGAAGAGCCGAAACCAAAGGCAGAAGTGGCTTGAAGACGACGTTTCCATGGCGTCTCGATTGAATGAATACGACCAGAAACTGGTGAATACCTGGACCGATCGTCACGGCCCCATGTGCGATGACACCTGTTCTGCGACGGAGACGGAAAAGCAGAAGCACGGTTGCGAAATACTCGACTGGAGCCACAACGACGCGCCGCAATGGCCCTTCACTTTTGGCCGCGGCCTTATTCCTCCATTCGTCACGCAAGGAACGTACCAGGACTTAGCGAACCGACTCCTTGTCGGCTGGCACCCGGACTTTAAGAAACTCCTGCCGGACCCAGGAGACAAAAAGTGA